In Methanothermus fervidus DSM 2088, a single genomic region encodes these proteins:
- a CDS encoding protein of unknown function UPF0047 (COGs: COG0432 conserved hypothetical protein~InterPro IPR001602~KEGG: mth:MTH771 hypothetical protein~PFAM: protein of unknown function UPF0047~SPTR: O26865 UPF0047 protein MTH_771~PFAM: Uncharacterised protein family UPF0047~TIGRFAM: secondary thiamine-phosphate synthase enzyme), with the protein MNIWRKSININTKERVEFIDITSKVENFVNSLDIDTGLVNIFNRHSTAGLLINENEKGLINDFKKLLERIVPVDGNYEHNRIDNNADSHQRSVLLDSSKTLQVVNGKLDLGTWQRIFFVELDGPRTRTVNIMVVGE; encoded by the coding sequence ATGAATATTTGGAGGAAAAGTATAAATATAAATACAAAAGAGAGAGTTGAATTCATTGATATTACCTCAAAAGTTGAAAATTTTGTTAATTCCTTAGATATAGATACAGGATTGGTAAACATTTTTAACAGGCATAGTACTGCAGGTCTTTTAATAAATGAAAATGAAAAAGGATTAATTAATGATTTTAAAAAATTATTGGAGCGTATTGTCCCTGTTGATGGAAACTATGAACATAATAGAATAGATAATAATGCAGATTCTCATCAAAGGTCAGTTCTTCTAGATTCCAGTAAAACATTACAAGTTGTAAATGGCAAATTAGATTTAGGGACTTGGCAAAGAATTTTTTTCGTGGAATTAGATGGTCCAAGGACAAGGACTGTAAATATTATGGTTGTTGGTGAGTAA
- a CDS encoding hypothetical protein (KEGG: mth:MTH995 lysyl endopeptidase~SPTR: O27076 Lysyl endopeptidase): protein MKKYVVMIMSLILISSVSAHILIIADTRGDFPEAYNEAKEIANNLKSNGYKILELYRENATLKNVLKGMYLADGIIYIGHGGYMEGNYDNVSRIAKPPFGLVCYDGFIFGTDDGKLKINDTNITFYPPFKSGIPVILIHTCFSTGWVDDVELTNTIETIYHFSKMFTSSGANYYASAWEYGGGIIDAFLQGARTFKEANEMNYEQIKESQIYNGTIIWRNQHGYACFVGNWDGKFPMPSEVTPYNDIEAEKWYNRLFSNSSNESVDYPLFSIILSNVGKTILPIKYYASVYTNPVNGEKVMYREYSYTLQPGSYVNITLGRFPKNYAVSTTIVTYNKNTKTINMELQERFEIEGSNGQKVVISKYLRPKSLLTYTSRFTDKGGVVDIW from the coding sequence ATGAAGAAATATGTAGTAATGATAATGTCCTTAATTTTAATTTCAAGCGTTAGTGCCCATATTTTAATTATAGCCGATACCCGTGGGGATTTTCCTGAAGCATATAATGAAGCGAAGGAAATTGCTAACAACCTTAAATCAAATGGATATAAAATTTTAGAATTATATAGGGAAAATGCCACACTAAAAAATGTGTTAAAAGGCATGTATCTTGCAGATGGAATTATATATATTGGGCATGGTGGATACATGGAAGGAAATTATGACAATGTTTCAAGAATTGCAAAACCACCATTTGGTTTAGTTTGCTATGATGGATTTATATTTGGAACTGATGACGGGAAATTAAAAATAAATGACACAAATATTACGTTTTATCCACCATTTAAGTCTGGCATACCTGTAATTTTAATCCATACTTGTTTTTCAACAGGTTGGGTTGATGATGTTGAATTAACAAATACAATAGAAACCATATATCATTTTTCAAAAATGTTCACAAGTTCAGGAGCCAATTATTATGCCTCAGCATGGGAATATGGTGGTGGCATAATTGATGCATTTCTTCAAGGCGCAAGGACATTCAAAGAAGCAAATGAAATGAATTACGAACAGATAAAAGAATCACAAATATATAATGGAACTATAATTTGGAGAAACCAACATGGTTATGCATGTTTTGTTGGTAACTGGGATGGTAAATTCCCCATGCCCTCAGAAGTTACACCTTACAATGATATAGAAGCAGAAAAATGGTACAATAGATTGTTTAGTAACAGTAGCAATGAAAGTGTGGATTACCCATTATTCTCTATAATTTTGAGCAACGTTGGGAAGACAATACTTCCCATTAAATATTATGCAAGTGTTTATACAAATCCGGTTAATGGAGAAAAAGTGATGTATAGAGAGTATAGTTATACATTGCAACCGGGAAGTTATGTTAATATTACACTTGGAAGATTTCCAAAAAATTATGCAGTGAGTACAACAATTGTGACATACAATAAAAATACAAAAACTATAAATATGGAACTTCAGGAGAGGTTTGAAATTGAAGGAAGCAATGGTCAAAAAGTAGTTATAAGTAAATATTTAAGACCCAAATCTCTACTTACATATACCAGTAGATTTACAGATAAAGGCGGCGTTGTTGATATATGGTAA
- a CDS encoding amidophosphoribosyltransferase (COGs: COG0034 Glutamine phosphoribosylpyrophosphate amidotransferase~InterPro IPR017932: IPR005854: IPR000583: IPR000836~KEGG: mth:MTH646 amidophosphoribosyltransferase~PFAM: glutamine amidotransferase class-II; phosphoribosyltransferase~SPTR: O26742 Amidophosphoribosyltransferase~TIGRFAM: amidophosphoribosyltransferase~PFAM: Phosphoribosyl transferase domain; Glutamine amidotransferases class-II~TIGRFAM: amidophosphoribosyltransferase), which yields MMGIYVKDKCGIVGIYSEKPESVPYYLYYSLYALQHRGQESAGMATYQGKIVTYKSMGLVCNVFDKKKLDSLRSHVGIGHVRYSTTGKSEPKNSQPFTIEFEEGQISVAHNGDIVNSRELRKDLKSRGYNFYSTTDSEIIAHLFCDEYSKTNDVLQAIKNTLKKIIGSYSLVILINDDLYAIRDPFGIRPLVFGKDDESKIVASETVALDVVNIDYKRDIKPGEILHLNTEKSYELGKEKRRAHCIFEYVYFARPDSIINGRKVYKVRLNIGKALYREDPIDADMVAPVPDSAIPAAIGYSRESGIPYGEAFIKNRYIGRTFIMPTQKSRESAVKLKMNPLKTEVEGKRIVLIDDSIVRGTTIKQLVNVLKNANAKEIHLRIGCPPIKHPCYYGIAIRSEDELIASNKDVEEIRKILGVNSLKYLTIESLVKCIGISKKNLCTGCLDGEYPTLTPDEIRKIKPDIYHY from the coding sequence ATGATGGGGATCTATGTGAAAGACAAATGTGGGATTGTAGGTATCTACTCAGAAAAACCTGAGTCTGTACCATATTATCTATATTATTCTTTGTATGCTCTACAACATAGAGGGCAGGAATCTGCAGGAATGGCAACATACCAAGGCAAAATTGTAACTTATAAAAGTATGGGATTAGTATGTAATGTTTTTGATAAGAAAAAGCTTGATAGTCTCCGTAGTCATGTAGGAATAGGCCATGTACGATATTCCACTACTGGAAAATCAGAACCAAAAAATTCACAACCATTTACGATTGAATTTGAGGAAGGACAAATATCAGTGGCCCATAATGGAGATATAGTTAATTCAAGAGAACTGAGGAAAGATCTTAAATCAAGAGGATATAATTTTTATTCAACAACTGATTCTGAAATAATTGCTCATTTATTTTGTGATGAATATTCAAAAACTAATGATGTTTTACAAGCAATAAAGAATACATTGAAAAAAATTATAGGTTCATATTCACTTGTAATTCTTATAAATGATGATTTATATGCTATAAGAGATCCTTTTGGGATTAGACCTTTAGTATTTGGAAAAGATGATGAATCAAAAATTGTTGCATCTGAAACAGTTGCACTTGATGTTGTTAACATTGATTATAAAAGAGATATAAAGCCAGGAGAAATATTACATCTAAATACTGAAAAAAGTTATGAATTAGGAAAGGAAAAACGAAGAGCTCATTGTATATTTGAATATGTTTATTTTGCACGACCTGACAGTATCATAAATGGGAGAAAAGTATATAAAGTTCGTTTAAATATTGGCAAGGCTCTTTATAGGGAAGATCCTATTGATGCCGACATGGTTGCTCCTGTACCTGATTCAGCAATACCTGCAGCAATTGGATATTCAAGAGAATCTGGAATTCCTTATGGAGAAGCTTTCATAAAAAATCGTTACATAGGTAGAACATTTATAATGCCAACACAAAAAAGTAGAGAGTCAGCAGTGAAATTAAAGATGAATCCATTAAAAACTGAAGTTGAAGGAAAAAGAATAGTTCTTATTGATGATAGTATAGTTCGTGGGACCACCATCAAGCAATTAGTCAATGTTTTAAAAAATGCAAATGCAAAAGAGATTCATTTGAGGATAGGTTGCCCACCTATCAAACATCCATGTTATTATGGGATTGCAATAAGGTCTGAAGATGAATTGATAGCATCTAATAAGGATGTAGAAGAAATAAGAAAAATATTAGGTGTAAATTCATTAAAATACCTCACAATCGAATCTCTAGTGAAATGTATTGGTATTAGTAAGAAAAATTTATGCACAGGTTGTCTTGATGGCGAATATCCAACTCTAACACCTGATGAAATAAGGAAGATAAAGCCAGATATATATCATTACTGA
- a CDS encoding Small nuclear ribonucleoprotein, LSM family (COGs: COG1958 Small nuclear ribonucleoprotein (snRNP) homolog~InterPro IPR006649: IPR010920: IPR001163~KEGG: mth:MTH649 small nuclear ribonucleoprotein~PFAM: Like-Sm ribonucleoprotein core~SMART: Sm-family ribonucleoprotein~SPTR: O26745 Putative snRNP Sm-like protein~PFAM: LSM domain), which yields MMEVNKQKNIQRPLDTLGKSLNSPVLIRLKGEREFRGILKSFDLHMNLVLNDAEEIENGEVTRKLGTVLIRGDNIVYISP from the coding sequence GTGATGGAAGTGAATAAACAAAAAAATATACAAAGACCATTAGACACGCTAGGTAAGTCTTTGAATTCTCCAGTTCTCATTAGATTAAAAGGTGAAAGAGAATTTAGAGGTATATTAAAAAGTTTTGATCTCCACATGAACCTTGTCTTAAATGACGCAGAAGAAATTGAAAATGGAGAAGTAACAAGGAAACTAGGAACTGTACTTATTCGTGGAGATAATATAGTCTACATCTCTCCATAG
- a CDS encoding peptidase U32 (COGs: COG0826 Collagenase and related protease~InterPro IPR001539~KEGG: mth:MTH645 collagenase~PFAM: peptidase U32~SPTR: O26741 Collagenase~PFAM: Peptidase family U32) — MVELLAPARDFASLSAAIKNGADAVYIGMEGCNLRSNVSNFTLDEINDATKYAHKNNVKLYVCANTILYDSDIYELEKKLQELHESNVDAIIVSDLGGIDLAVENDLRVHVSVQANISNVRAIKVLKKLGASRVILSRELTLDQIKDIASKSPLETEIFIHGAQCMAISGRCLLSSYLTGKSSNKGECLQPCRKAWRVISEDNEEFIVESGNGNIKSYIFSPKDLCMIEYIPELMESGVDAFKIEGRARSADYVATVVSVYREAIDKYLNGNWEFNKEWLEELKKVFNRGFDHGFYFGRPKQGSTYNQGLIKKDVGEVIEYNNENNLAKLRIWDEIKKGDELVFQGKKTGAIIQRAKSIKLKEIKAKKGKLRKIITLKMKSKVNPGDLVYKRVKRC, encoded by the coding sequence ATGGTAGAACTTTTAGCACCAGCTCGTGATTTTGCTTCATTATCAGCCGCAATAAAAAATGGTGCAGATGCTGTTTATATTGGCATGGAAGGATGTAATTTACGTTCAAATGTTTCTAATTTTACATTGGACGAAATAAATGATGCTACAAAATATGCTCACAAAAATAATGTTAAATTATATGTTTGTGCGAACACAATACTTTATGATTCAGATATATATGAATTGGAGAAAAAACTTCAAGAATTACATGAAAGTAATGTAGATGCAATTATAGTTTCAGATCTTGGTGGTATAGATTTGGCTGTTGAAAATGATTTACGAGTTCATGTTAGTGTTCAAGCTAATATATCCAATGTTAGAGCAATAAAAGTACTTAAAAAATTGGGAGCATCAAGAGTCATACTTTCAAGAGAACTCACATTAGACCAAATTAAAGATATAGCTTCAAAATCTCCACTTGAAACAGAAATTTTTATACATGGAGCTCAGTGTATGGCAATATCTGGAAGATGTTTATTGAGTTCTTACCTTACAGGGAAAAGTTCTAATAAAGGAGAGTGTTTACAACCTTGTAGAAAGGCTTGGAGAGTAATATCTGAAGATAATGAAGAATTTATAGTAGAAAGTGGTAATGGTAATATAAAAAGTTATATTTTTAGTCCTAAAGATTTGTGTATGATTGAGTACATTCCAGAATTAATGGAATCAGGAGTTGATGCTTTTAAAATTGAAGGAAGAGCTAGATCAGCAGATTATGTTGCAACAGTTGTATCTGTTTATAGAGAAGCTATAGATAAATATTTAAATGGAAATTGGGAATTCAACAAAGAATGGTTAGAAGAGTTGAAAAAAGTCTTTAATAGAGGATTCGATCATGGATTTTATTTTGGACGCCCTAAACAAGGCAGTACTTATAATCAAGGATTAATAAAAAAAGATGTGGGTGAAGTTATAGAATATAACAATGAAAATAATTTGGCTAAACTAAGAATTTGGGATGAAATAAAAAAAGGCGATGAGTTAGTATTTCAAGGAAAGAAAACAGGTGCTATTATACAGCGAGCAAAGTCTATAAAATTAAAAGAAATAAAAGCAAAAAAAGGTAAATTGAGAAAAATAATAACTCTTAAAATGAAAAGTAAAGTAAATCCTGGAGATCTTGTCTATAAAAGGGTTAAAAGGTGCTAA
- a CDS encoding phenylalanyl-tRNA synthetase beta subunit (COGs: COG0072 Phenylalanyl-tRNA synthetase beta subunit~InterPro IPR004531: IPR009061: IPR005146: IPR005147~KEGG: msi:Msm_0277 phenylalanyl-tRNA synthetase subunit beta~PFAM: tRNA synthetase B5; B3/4 domain protein~PRIAM: Phenylalanine--tRNA ligase~SPTR: A5UJV4 Phenylalanyl-tRNA synthetase, beta subunit, PheT~TIGRFAM: phenylalanyl-tRNA synthetase, beta subunit~PFAM: tRNA synthetases class II core domain (F); tRNA synthetase B5 domain; B3/4 domain~TIGRFAM: phenylalanyl-tRNA synthetase, beta subunit): MPVITIKFDELRKLGIELSNEEIIETLPMLGCDIEDYDDNVLKVEFFPNRPDNFSVEGISRSLKGFLGMELGIPKYTIKDSGFKVFVDEKISKIRPFIAVCIVKNLEFNEDKVKQIMEFQEDLHWVMGRDRKKVAIGLHNYDVVTPPFYYKAADPDNVAFVPLNSQEKMTLREILNKHETGRKYAHLLKQYKKYPLILDDDDNVLSMPPIINAELTKIDENTKNVLIDVTGTDFKAVMQTVNILSTSFAESGGKIETVEIIYPDKKVKTPDLTPKTKLLNVENVKKIIGHDISLDEIKHSLLKARMDVEEISDDKLKVYIPAYRVDILHEVDIIENVAIQYRFNNIKPRLPKVATVGEEDPWYISDNVLRKIMVGLGFQEIMSLMLTNEDTHYKKMRLKEDDRVQVSQPISEDRTMIRKSLLGNLMEFLRDNRHAELPQKIFEVGEAVYIDKKSETKVKSVKKLAGAVMHSNTNFTEIKSIVATIIKNLGYKMELEKTNHPSFIKGRVAKVRAKMKDKASIEGVFGEIHPEVIINFDLEYPVTAFELEFTHQQP; encoded by the coding sequence ATGCCAGTGATAACCATAAAATTTGATGAATTAAGAAAATTGGGAATTGAACTTAGCAATGAAGAAATCATTGAGACATTGCCTATGTTAGGTTGTGATATTGAAGATTATGATGATAATGTTCTTAAAGTAGAATTTTTCCCAAATCGTCCAGATAACTTTTCTGTTGAAGGTATTTCTAGAAGTTTAAAAGGATTTTTAGGGATGGAATTAGGCATACCTAAGTATACAATCAAAGATTCTGGTTTTAAAGTGTTTGTAGATGAAAAAATATCTAAAATTAGGCCATTTATCGCTGTCTGTATAGTGAAAAATTTAGAATTTAATGAAGACAAAGTAAAACAAATTATGGAGTTTCAAGAAGATCTACATTGGGTCATGGGTAGAGATAGAAAAAAAGTTGCTATAGGTCTCCATAATTATGATGTTGTCACGCCTCCCTTTTATTATAAGGCAGCTGACCCAGATAATGTAGCATTTGTTCCTCTTAACAGCCAGGAAAAGATGACACTTAGAGAAATACTTAATAAACATGAAACTGGTCGAAAATATGCGCATTTATTAAAACAATACAAAAAATATCCTCTAATTTTAGATGATGATGACAATGTCCTTTCAATGCCTCCAATAATAAATGCAGAACTAACAAAAATTGATGAAAATACGAAAAATGTACTTATAGATGTTACAGGTACAGATTTTAAAGCTGTAATGCAAACTGTCAATATATTATCAACCTCCTTTGCAGAAAGTGGTGGAAAAATTGAAACAGTTGAAATTATTTACCCTGATAAGAAAGTAAAGACTCCAGATTTAACTCCTAAAACCAAGTTGCTAAATGTAGAAAACGTTAAAAAAATTATAGGTCATGATATTAGTTTAGATGAAATAAAACATTCATTATTAAAGGCGAGAATGGATGTAGAAGAGATTTCAGATGATAAATTAAAAGTTTATATCCCTGCTTATAGGGTTGATATACTTCATGAAGTTGATATAATAGAAAATGTTGCGATACAATACCGTTTTAATAATATCAAGCCAAGATTACCAAAAGTTGCCACTGTTGGTGAAGAAGACCCATGGTATATTTCTGACAACGTATTACGGAAAATTATGGTTGGTTTAGGTTTCCAGGAAATTATGAGTTTAATGTTGACAAATGAAGATACACATTACAAAAAAATGAGATTAAAGGAAGACGATAGGGTTCAAGTTTCTCAACCAATTTCAGAAGATAGAACTATGATAAGAAAAAGCCTTCTAGGAAATCTCATGGAATTTTTAAGGGACAATAGACATGCTGAATTGCCACAAAAAATATTTGAAGTTGGTGAAGCTGTATATATTGACAAAAAATCTGAAACAAAAGTAAAAAGTGTTAAAAAATTGGCAGGGGCAGTAATGCATTCAAATACTAATTTTACAGAAATAAAATCAATTGTAGCTACAATAATCAAAAACTTAGGTTATAAAATGGAGTTAGAGAAGACTAACCATCCTAGTTTTATCAAAGGTAGGGTAGCAAAGGTTAGAGCTAAAATGAAAGACAAGGCTTCAATAGAGGGCGTTTTTGGTGAAATACATCCAGAAGTTATAATTAATTTTGATTTAGAGTATCCTGTTACAGCCTTTGAATTAGAATTTACTCACCAACAACCATAA
- a CDS encoding protein of unknown function DUF123 (COGs: COG1833 conserved hypothetical protein~InterPro IPR000305: IPR002837~KEGG: mst:Msp_1119 hypothetical protein~PFAM: protein of unknown function DUF123~SMART: Excinuclease ABC C subunit domain protein~SPTR: B9ADQ5 Putative uncharacterized protein~PFAM: Domain of unknown function DUF123) translates to MKGSYCLIMKLKNNSKIKVGKLGKLNFEKGYYVYVGSALNSLESRVKRHLSSNKKLHWHIDYFLMYAKILEIIAAISNKRIECEIAKYLNNYAVSIENFGSSDCNCPSHLFYFKNFEKAKTCVKNAFKNLGKKSFSMRHYIDF, encoded by the coding sequence AGGTAGTTATTGCCTAATAATGAAATTAAAAAATAATTCAAAAATAAAAGTTGGAAAATTAGGTAAGTTAAACTTTGAGAAAGGTTATTATGTGTATGTTGGTTCAGCACTTAATTCTTTAGAAAGTAGAGTGAAAAGACATTTATCTTCCAATAAAAAATTACATTGGCATATAGATTATTTTTTAATGTATGCAAAAATATTAGAGATAATAGCTGCAATCTCCAATAAAAGAATAGAATGTGAGATTGCTAAATATTTAAATAACTATGCTGTTAGCATTGAAAATTTTGGTTCTTCTGATTGTAACTGTCCTTCACATCTTTTCTATTTTAAAAATTTTGAGAAAGCAAAAACATGTGTTAAGAATGCATTTAAAAATTTAGGCAAAAAATCTTTCTCTATGAGACATTATATAGATTTTTAA
- a CDS encoding TOPRIM domain protein (COGs: COG4026 Uncharacterized protein containing TOPRIM domain potential nuclease~InterPro IPR006154: IPR006171~KEGG: mth:MTH647 hypothetical protein~PFAM: TOPRIM domain protein~SMART: Toprim sub domain protein~SPTR: O26743 Putative uncharacterized protein~PFAM: Toprim domain; RNA pol II promoter Fmp27 protein domain; Formin Homology 2 Domain), protein MEDKRPIDVRIIVEGASDVETISKALQMISLGSEYHVTISSIIPTTSVEIAQRAVEGADIVLIATDVDPTGRELAKKFEKSLKDHVGHVERIKLPYGHDVEYIDSDLLKKEIKNAIVRSGLSSLPNIRHCNQLEEKIDELENQIKSISEENKKLKKSKDELESELENFEKKYKELKDKYNELKERYKNIEEKYKSVKSNYEEMKKRGLLEAFSLKELWAELFGEEVDEDKIVKITNNVKPKDIIVGQGLICAPSKKRAIEWLNIIKTALTIVE, encoded by the coding sequence ATGGAAGATAAACGTCCTATAGATGTAAGAATAATTGTAGAAGGGGCTTCTGATGTAGAGACAATTTCTAAAGCGTTACAAATGATTTCATTAGGTTCAGAATACCATGTAACTATTTCCTCAATAATACCAACGACAAGTGTAGAAATTGCACAAAGAGCTGTTGAAGGGGCAGACATAGTACTGATAGCAACTGATGTAGATCCTACAGGTAGAGAATTAGCAAAAAAATTTGAAAAATCTCTTAAAGACCATGTTGGACATGTGGAAAGAATAAAATTGCCTTATGGCCATGATGTAGAATATATAGATTCAGACCTCCTAAAAAAGGAAATAAAAAATGCGATTGTTAGATCAGGTTTATCTTCTCTACCCAACATTCGACATTGTAATCAATTAGAAGAAAAAATAGATGAACTTGAAAACCAAATAAAATCAATTTCTGAGGAAAATAAAAAATTAAAAAAGAGTAAAGATGAGCTAGAATCTGAACTAGAAAATTTTGAGAAAAAATATAAAGAATTAAAGGATAAATATAATGAATTAAAAGAAAGATATAAGAATATTGAAGAAAAATATAAGAGTGTTAAATCAAATTATGAGGAAATGAAAAAAAGAGGTTTATTAGAAGCTTTTTCTCTTAAAGAATTATGGGCAGAACTTTTTGGTGAAGAAGTAGACGAAGATAAAATTGTAAAAATCACGAACAATGTGAAGCCAAAGGATATCATTGTTGGTCAAGGATTAATTTGTGCCCCATCTAAGAAAAGGGCTATAGAATGGCTAAATATAATAAAGACAGCTTTGACAATTGTTGAATGA
- a CDS encoding Mo-nitrogenase iron protein subunit NifH (COGs: COG1348 Nitrogenase subunit NifH (ATPase)~InterPro IPR000392: IPR005977~KEGG: mth:MTH643 nitrogenase reductase-like protein~PFAM: NifH/frxC-family protein~PRIAM: Nitrogenase~SPTR: O26739 Nitrogenase iron protein 2~TIGRFAM: nitrogenase iron protein~PFAM: 4Fe-4S iron sulfur cluster binding proteins, NifH/frxC family~TIGRFAM: nitrogenase iron protein), translated as MKKRKQRRIAIYGKGGIGKSTIVSNIAAAYSDKYKVLVIGCDPKSDTTRTLYGSRIPTVLHILKEKKEPKVEDVVYVGYNGVKCVESGGPEPGVGCAGRGVIVAMNLLEKLGVFRESLDIIIYDVLGDVVCGGFAVPLREDYADEVYIVTSGEYMSLYAANNICKGIKRLKGRLGGIICNCRGIKNEVEIVEKFAKKIGSKVVGVIPRSDLVQKSEIEGKTVIEKFPKSEQAKIYRDLAKSIYLNKDFVEPKPMSIDELEKFIKNLYNVS; from the coding sequence TTGAAAAAAAGGAAACAACGTAGAATAGCAATATATGGAAAAGGAGGGATTGGAAAATCAACCATAGTTTCAAACATTGCAGCTGCATATTCTGATAAGTATAAAGTTTTAGTAATTGGTTGTGATCCAAAATCTGATACAACACGGACATTGTATGGCTCCAGGATACCCACTGTACTACATATTTTAAAGGAAAAGAAAGAACCAAAAGTTGAAGATGTAGTGTATGTAGGATATAATGGTGTTAAATGTGTTGAATCTGGGGGTCCAGAACCTGGTGTTGGTTGTGCAGGTAGAGGAGTAATTGTAGCTATGAATTTACTTGAAAAACTCGGGGTATTTAGGGAATCTTTAGACATAATAATATATGATGTACTTGGAGATGTTGTTTGTGGAGGATTTGCTGTACCTTTACGTGAAGATTATGCAGATGAAGTTTATATAGTCACTTCGGGCGAATATATGTCATTATATGCCGCAAACAACATATGTAAAGGTATCAAAAGATTAAAAGGAAGACTTGGCGGTATCATTTGTAATTGTAGAGGTATAAAGAATGAAGTAGAAATTGTTGAAAAATTTGCAAAAAAAATAGGTAGTAAAGTTGTAGGTGTAATTCCTAGAAGTGATTTAGTCCAAAAAAGTGAAATAGAAGGAAAAACTGTAATCGAAAAGTTTCCAAAATCTGAACAAGCAAAAATATATAGAGATCTAGCGAAATCAATATATTTAAATAAAGATTTCGTTGAACCAAAACCTATGAGTATAGACGAGTTAGAAAAATTTATTAAAAATCTATATAATGTCTCATAG
- a CDS encoding LSU ribosomal protein L37E (COGs: COG2126 Ribosomal protein L37E~InterPro IPR018267: IPR011332: IPR001569: IPR011331~KEGG: mth:MTH648 50S ribosomal protein L37e~PFAM: Ribosomal protein L37e~SPTR: O26744 50S ribosomal protein L37e~PFAM: Ribosomal protein L37e) yields the protein MKGTPSFGKRNKTLHIRCRRCGRKSYHVKKKVCAACGFGRTRKIRRYSWQNKKVNGQRLT from the coding sequence ATGAAAGGTACGCCATCATTTGGAAAAAGGAATAAAACCTTACATATTCGTTGTAGAAGATGCGGACGTAAATCTTATCACGTAAAGAAAAAAGTGTGTGCAGCCTGTGGATTTGGTAGAACAAGAAAAATAAGAAGATATAGTTGGCAAAATAAAAAAGTTAATGGTCAAAGGTTGACATAA